A genomic segment from Ruegeria sp. TM1040 encodes:
- a CDS encoding universal stress protein — protein MFQKIVVPVDLAHEAALQRALDVAAAMAKTHSADVCYVGVASANPGAVARSPEEYASKLEQFAQSQAAQHGITASAHAIMSHDPAVDLNKALERAISDLKADLVVMATHVPNISDYIWAGHGAHVAAHSAASVLLVRD, from the coding sequence ATGTTTCAAAAAATAGTCGTGCCAGTGGATCTGGCACATGAAGCCGCCTTGCAGAGAGCCTTGGATGTGGCGGCTGCTATGGCAAAAACGCATTCCGCCGACGTGTGCTATGTGGGGGTGGCCTCGGCCAATCCGGGGGCGGTGGCGCGCAGCCCGGAGGAATATGCCTCCAAGCTGGAGCAGTTTGCCCAAAGCCAGGCCGCACAACACGGGATCACCGCCAGCGCCCATGCCATTATGAGCCATGATCCCGCCGTTGATCTCAACAAGGCGCTGGAACGCGCGATTTCGGATCTCAAGGCAGATCTGGTGGTGATGGCGACCCATGTGCCGAATATCTCAGACTACATCTGGGCCGGTCACGGGGCGCATGTTGCCGCCCATAGCGCCGCATCGGTGCTCTTGGTGCGTGATTAA
- the nusB gene encoding transcription antitermination factor NusB — MTSKDAPKPGKNKTQARSAARLYAVQALFQMEQSDQSTNKVIVEFEDHRFGATYEGDEYAEGDTKLFRQLVNDAVNHQAKIDQMTDRALVAKWPIARIDPTLRALFRAAGAEFVESDTPVKVVINEYVDIARAFFPEGREASFVNAVLDHMAREAKPEAF; from the coding sequence ATGACCTCCAAAGACGCCCCGAAACCGGGAAAGAACAAGACGCAGGCGCGCTCTGCCGCGCGTCTTTATGCGGTGCAGGCGCTGTTTCAGATGGAGCAGAGCGATCAGAGCACCAACAAGGTGATCGTGGAATTCGAAGACCATCGCTTTGGCGCGACCTATGAGGGTGACGAATATGCCGAAGGCGATACCAAGCTGTTTCGCCAGCTGGTCAATGATGCGGTGAACCATCAGGCCAAGATCGACCAGATGACCGACCGTGCCCTTGTGGCGAAATGGCCGATCGCGCGGATCGACCCAACCCTGCGGGCGTTGTTTCGCGCTGCCGGAGCGGAATTTGTCGAGAGTGATACGCCGGTCAAAGTGGTGATCAACGAATACGTTGATATTGCGCGCGCCTTCTTCCCGGAAGGGCGCGAGGCGAGCTTTGTCAATGCGGTGCTGGATCACATGGCACGTGAGGCAAAGCCCGAAGCCTTCTGA
- a CDS encoding 6,7-dimethyl-8-ribityllumazine synthase, with amino-acid sequence MAGQESHYILPRPEFDKPVKLLIVVSPYYKDIADNMVAGAVAEIEAVGGTYEVVEVPGALEIPTAIGISDRASNFDGYVALGCVIRGETTHYDTVCNDSSRAIQLLGLQGLCIGNGILTVENRKQAEVRADPEDQNKGGGAAAAALHLIALARKWGAQTKGVGFKPASDSYRLA; translated from the coding sequence ATGGCCGGACAAGAAAGCCACTACATCCTGCCGCGCCCTGAGTTTGACAAGCCGGTAAAGCTGCTCATCGTGGTCTCGCCCTATTACAAGGACATCGCTGATAATATGGTTGCCGGTGCCGTGGCCGAAATCGAAGCCGTCGGCGGAACCTATGAGGTTGTTGAGGTCCCGGGTGCGCTGGAAATCCCCACTGCGATCGGGATCTCGGATCGGGCCTCGAACTTTGACGGCTATGTTGCGCTGGGCTGCGTGATCCGGGGCGAAACAACCCATTACGATACGGTCTGCAATGACAGTTCGCGCGCGATCCAACTGCTTGGGCTACAGGGGCTTTGCATCGGCAACGGTATTCTGACGGTAGAAAACCGAAAACAGGCCGAAGTGCGCGCGGACCCTGAGGATCAAAACAAGGGCGGCGGCGCGGCAGCTGCGGCCTTGCATCTGATCGCGCTCGCGCGTAAGTGGGGCGCCCAGACCAAGGGAGTTGGGTTTAAACCTGCCTCCGACTCGTACCGGCTCGCCTGA
- the ribB gene encoding 3,4-dihydroxy-2-butanone-4-phosphate synthase translates to MSYETPGPVESELRDAISPIEEIIDAARAGKMYILVDHEDRENEGDLIIPAEFADADAINFMATYGRGLICLPMTAERIDRLGLPMMAVNNSSRHETAFTVSIEAREGVDTGISAADRALTVATAINEQNTMAAIATPGHVFPLRAKRGGVLVRAGHTEASVDISRIAGCHPSAVICEIMKDDGTMARLPDLVEFAKTHDMKIGTISDLIAYRAKNDNLVDETARSTVTSEYGGDWEMRIFTDQTHDVEHVVLIKGDITTPEPVLTRTHALHEASDLLGLGPKPAGELPRAMELIADEGRGIVCLFRQPRNALYASDEEGVRTIKQTGLGAQILNKLGVEELILLTDSPQTKYVGLDAYGLSIVGTRPILSRDS, encoded by the coding sequence ATGAGCTATGAGACGCCCGGTCCAGTCGAGTCTGAGTTGCGCGACGCCATCAGTCCGATTGAAGAGATCATCGACGCCGCGCGCGCGGGCAAGATGTATATTCTTGTCGATCATGAGGACCGCGAAAACGAGGGTGATCTGATCATCCCGGCGGAGTTTGCCGACGCGGATGCGATCAACTTTATGGCCACCTATGGGCGTGGACTCATCTGCCTCCCAATGACGGCCGAGCGCATTGATCGTTTGGGCTTGCCGATGATGGCGGTGAACAATTCCTCGCGTCACGAGACGGCCTTTACCGTGTCGATCGAGGCGCGCGAAGGGGTCGATACCGGGATTTCCGCCGCGGATCGTGCGCTGACCGTGGCCACGGCGATCAATGAGCAAAATACCATGGCGGCGATTGCAACGCCGGGCCATGTTTTCCCGCTGCGCGCAAAACGCGGCGGGGTTCTGGTCCGGGCCGGGCACACCGAGGCCTCTGTCGATATTTCGCGCATCGCGGGCTGTCACCCATCGGCCGTGATCTGCGAGATCATGAAAGACGATGGCACCATGGCGCGACTGCCGGATCTGGTGGAATTTGCAAAAACCCACGATATGAAAATCGGCACCATCTCGGATCTCATCGCCTACCGCGCCAAGAACGACAACCTCGTGGATGAGACCGCCCGCTCTACCGTTACCTCGGAATATGGGGGCGACTGGGAGATGCGGATCTTCACCGATCAGACCCATGATGTGGAGCATGTTGTCCTGATCAAGGGCGACATCACCACGCCAGAGCCGGTGCTGACTCGCACTCATGCGCTGCATGAGGCGTCCGACTTGCTGGGGCTTGGTCCCAAACCCGCTGGGGAACTGCCGCGCGCGATGGAATTGATCGCCGACGAGGGGCGCGGGATCGTCTGCCTGTTCCGCCAGCCGCGCAACGCGCTCTATGCCTCCGACGAGGAAGGGGTGCGCACCATCAAACAGACCGGTCTCGGGGCGCAAATTCTGAATAAACTCGGCGTTGAGGAACTGATCCTGCTCACCGACTCGCCGCAAACCAAATATGTTGGGCTGGATGCCTATGGGCTGTCGATTGTCGGCACCCGTCCCATCCTGTCCCGAGACAGCTAA
- a CDS encoding riboflavin synthase: MFTGIITDVGTITELEQAGDLRARIQTAYDTSSIDMGASIASDGVCLTVVALGPDWYDVQISAETTSKTNIDARGTHKGWFVGKRVNLERALKVGDELGGHIVSGHVDGVAEVVAMRDEGDSTRVTLRAPKELARFIAPKGSVALNGTSLTVNEVEGCDFGINFIPHTKEVTTWGDVAVGDLINLEIDTLARYVARLQESL, translated from the coding sequence ATGTTCACCGGGATCATTACCGATGTGGGAACCATCACCGAGCTGGAACAAGCTGGCGATCTGCGCGCGCGTATCCAGACCGCATATGACACCAGCAGCATCGACATGGGGGCCTCGATTGCCTCGGACGGCGTATGCCTGACCGTGGTGGCTCTGGGGCCAGATTGGTACGATGTGCAGATTTCGGCGGAAACCACGTCGAAAACCAACATCGATGCCCGCGGCACCCACAAGGGCTGGTTCGTTGGCAAGCGCGTCAATCTCGAACGCGCACTCAAAGTCGGTGACGAGCTTGGCGGCCATATCGTGTCGGGCCATGTGGATGGCGTGGCCGAGGTGGTGGCCATGCGCGATGAAGGCGACAGCACCCGGGTCACCCTGCGCGCCCCCAAGGAGCTTGCGCGTTTCATTGCCCCCAAAGGCTCGGTTGCCCTCAATGGCACCTCGTTGACGGTAAACGAGGTGGAGGGCTGTGACTTTGGGATCAATTTCATCCCGCACACCAAGGAGGTCACCACATGGGGTGATGTGGCGGTGGGGGATCTCATCAACCTCGAAATCGACACGCTGGCCCGCTATGTCGCGCGGCTGCAAGAGAGCCTCTGA
- a CDS encoding capsule biosynthesis protein, translating to MPMRSKNGSADARSFLFLQGPHGPFFAALGRMLRAAGCSVHRVGFNTGDRVFWPDRQSYIAYRDTPEAWPERFGALLDQRAITDIVLYGDTRPIHADAIAIAKARGITVHTFEEGYLRPYWVTYERDGTNGNSRLMQMPVPEMEQALANSDLEMPMPPAHWGDTRQHVIYGALYHWFVMFLNRGYRNFRPHRALPVTKEFQLYLNRLLMMPLHALHRRLATMRIQRGGFPYHLALLQLEHDSAFQAHSPFSTITEFLEVVVAGFAEGAPRHHHLVFKAHPLEDGRAPIRRALKRLAAEHGVEGRVHYVRGGKLAALLNEARTAVTVNSTAGQQVLWRGLPLKVFGRAVYDKPEFSSTQSLPEFFAAPARPDGRAYKQYRRYLLETSQFPGGFYSRSGRRQLLRQVVDMMLAADDPYDALLRGTAAPRQHLRVVS from the coding sequence ATGCCAATGAGATCGAAAAATGGATCAGCTGACGCCCGCAGCTTCCTGTTTCTGCAGGGGCCTCATGGGCCGTTTTTTGCAGCTCTGGGGCGTATGTTGCGCGCAGCGGGCTGCAGCGTGCACCGGGTTGGGTTCAACACGGGCGACCGCGTGTTCTGGCCGGACCGGCAAAGCTATATCGCCTATCGCGATACACCAGAGGCCTGGCCGGAAAGGTTTGGCGCGCTCCTGGATCAGCGCGCGATCACCGATATCGTGCTCTATGGCGACACCCGCCCGATCCATGCGGATGCAATCGCGATCGCAAAGGCACGCGGTATCACAGTCCATACGTTCGAAGAAGGCTATCTGCGCCCCTACTGGGTCACCTATGAGCGCGACGGCACCAATGGCAACTCGCGCCTGATGCAGATGCCGGTCCCTGAGATGGAGCAAGCGCTGGCAAACAGCGACCTCGAAATGCCAATGCCTCCGGCGCATTGGGGCGACACACGCCAACATGTGATTTACGGCGCGCTTTATCATTGGTTCGTCATGTTTCTGAACCGGGGCTATCGCAACTTCCGCCCCCATCGCGCCCTGCCGGTCACAAAGGAGTTCCAGCTCTATCTCAACCGGCTGCTGATGATGCCCTTGCATGCCTTGCACCGCCGTCTGGCCACGATGCGCATTCAGCGCGGCGGATTTCCCTATCATCTGGCGCTCTTGCAGCTGGAACATGACAGCGCGTTTCAAGCCCATTCGCCTTTTTCGACCATCACCGAATTCCTCGAGGTGGTTGTTGCCGGCTTTGCCGAGGGCGCGCCGCGCCACCACCACCTTGTCTTCAAGGCGCACCCGCTTGAGGATGGACGCGCCCCGATCCGACGGGCGTTGAAACGTCTGGCCGCGGAACATGGCGTCGAGGGGCGCGTGCACTATGTGCGCGGCGGCAAGCTCGCCGCGCTTTTGAATGAGGCGCGCACCGCCGTCACCGTGAACTCCACGGCAGGCCAACAGGTCTTGTGGCGGGGCTTGCCGCTCAAGGTCTTTGGCCGCGCGGTTTATGACAAACCGGAATTCTCCTCGACCCAAAGCCTGCCGGAGTTCTTTGCCGCTCCCGCCCGCCCCGATGGGCGCGCCTACAAGCAATATCGCCGCTATCTTTTGGAAACCTCTCAGTTTCCTGGCGGGTTTTATTCGCGCTCCGGGCGGCGCCAGCTGTTGCGGCAAGTGGTGGATATGATGCTTGCTGCCGACGATCCCTATGACGCGCTCCTGCGCGGCACAGCAGCGCCACGGCAACACTTGCGTGTCGTGAGCTGA
- a CDS encoding polysaccharide biosynthesis/export family protein gives MTLRWARPVALLAAVALAASCGLPKVGPNKREIFAGSVQKQGDAFVVSVNDRVARATAVVPALGFSDAFTKASVLTSDIIRPGDILGLTIWENVDDGLLASAGANATLLEEVQVDGAGFIFVPYAGRVRASGNTPEQLREAITKKLEDQTPDPQVQVRRLAGDGATVSLTGAVGAQGVYPIERPTRTLATMLAQAGGVAIEPEIAQVSVTRQGQTGTIWFEDLYDHPQMDIALRNGDKILVEGDTRSFTALGATAAQARVPFESQNLSALEALAQVGGLIATASDPTGVFVFRNEPEAISNQVLGRDDLIGAQRMIYVLNLTQPNGLFIARDFVIRDGDTIYVTEAPYAQWTKTLSLLTSPLSTAASVETLFGGS, from the coding sequence ATGACTTTACGGTGGGCGCGCCCCGTGGCCTTGTTGGCTGCGGTTGCCCTCGCAGCATCATGCGGGCTGCCCAAGGTGGGCCCGAACAAACGTGAGATCTTTGCAGGGTCGGTACAAAAACAGGGCGATGCCTTTGTGGTCTCGGTCAACGACCGCGTTGCCCGGGCAACAGCCGTGGTACCCGCACTTGGGTTTTCCGACGCCTTCACCAAAGCATCGGTTCTTACCTCCGACATCATTCGCCCCGGCGATATCCTTGGCCTGACGATCTGGGAAAACGTCGACGACGGGCTGCTTGCCAGCGCCGGCGCCAATGCCACCCTTCTCGAAGAAGTGCAGGTTGATGGTGCGGGCTTCATCTTTGTGCCCTACGCAGGCCGCGTGCGCGCCTCGGGCAATACGCCAGAGCAGTTGCGCGAAGCCATCACCAAGAAGCTCGAAGACCAGACGCCCGACCCGCAGGTTCAGGTGCGCCGCCTTGCCGGCGATGGCGCCACAGTCAGCCTCACCGGAGCGGTGGGCGCGCAGGGGGTCTATCCAATCGAACGTCCGACGCGCACTCTGGCCACCATGCTGGCGCAAGCTGGCGGCGTGGCGATCGAACCCGAGATTGCGCAGGTCTCTGTGACCCGCCAAGGGCAGACTGGCACGATCTGGTTCGAGGACCTCTACGACCACCCCCAGATGGACATCGCGCTGCGCAATGGCGACAAGATCCTTGTGGAAGGCGATACGCGCTCCTTTACCGCGCTGGGAGCGACCGCGGCGCAGGCCCGTGTACCTTTCGAGAGCCAGAACCTCTCGGCGCTTGAAGCTCTTGCACAGGTCGGCGGCCTGATCGCCACGGCATCCGATCCCACCGGTGTCTTTGTCTTCCGCAATGAACCTGAAGCGATCTCAAATCAGGTGCTTGGGCGTGACGATCTGATCGGCGCGCAGCGCATGATCTACGTGCTGAACCTCACTCAGCCCAACGGTCTCTTCATTGCCCGCGACTTCGTGATCCGCGATGGCGACACCATCTATGTGACCGAAGCACCCTATGCCCAATGGACCAAGACGCTGTCTCTTCTGACCAGCCCGCTGTCCACGGCTGCAAGTGTCGAGACCCTGTTCGGCGGCAGTTAA
- a CDS encoding capsular polysaccharide biosynthesis protein: MMQGPLPHLDETRTGSKRSRLFVYNGGFLTQSRVRRILDLAGYDIRLGLPKEGDLVGIWGNSPTAHRGRKIAQEHNAPLVRIEDAFLRSVHPGRDGEPPMGLLIDRAGVHFDPALPSDLITLLKEHPLDDSALMKRARDAMARLQDAHLSKYNAFHPDVPPPEPGYVLVVDQLRDDASVKASIPFPGADRGRFQEMLAFAREENPGARVLIKTHPETTKGHRAGYFDARDTNDQVELFDAPVSPHLLLEGAVGVYTVSSQLGFEAILSGHRPRIFGQPFYAGWGLTQDEFPPAGRHRRLTRAQLFAAAMILFPTWYDPHHDRLCELEDVIDSLEAQVRAWREDRAGWAASEMRLWKRAPLQQFFGRHKRMSFTEKTATAKKSGKNWMVWASKATKDHAGAHHLEDGFLRSRGLGAELVPPLSLVLDRQGIYYDPTRHSDLDDLIRERVTLSPQQERRIEALVMRLIKHEVTKYNLDGALPDLPKGHRVLVPGQVEDDASLRLGAGKINTNMKLLQAVRAARPNAVVIYKPHPDVEAGLRKGRISHAEAWADVVAEHANPAALIDSVDEVWTMTSLLGFEALLRRVPVTCVGLPFYAGWGLTRDRLQAPHWRDARPGILGLAHAALIDYPRYFDPVSKLPCAPEVAVDRLIAGELPARSPLNSSLSKLQGLFASFAPLWR, encoded by the coding sequence ATGATGCAAGGGCCTTTGCCGCATCTGGACGAGACCAGAACCGGGAGCAAACGCTCCCGGTTGTTTGTGTATAACGGAGGGTTTCTGACCCAGTCCCGTGTCCGGCGCATTCTTGATCTAGCGGGCTATGACATTCGTCTGGGCCTGCCCAAAGAGGGCGATCTGGTCGGGATCTGGGGCAACAGCCCCACCGCCCATCGCGGCCGCAAGATTGCCCAAGAGCATAACGCGCCCTTGGTGCGCATTGAGGATGCGTTCCTGCGCTCGGTGCATCCGGGCCGCGATGGCGAGCCCCCGATGGGATTGCTGATTGACCGCGCTGGCGTGCATTTTGACCCGGCCCTTCCAAGCGACCTCATCACGCTCCTGAAAGAACACCCACTCGATGACAGCGCCTTGATGAAGCGCGCGCGCGACGCCATGGCAAGGCTTCAGGACGCGCATCTGAGCAAATACAACGCCTTCCATCCCGATGTTCCCCCACCAGAACCCGGCTACGTGCTGGTGGTGGATCAATTGCGCGACGATGCGTCCGTCAAGGCCTCGATCCCCTTCCCCGGCGCGGACCGGGGACGCTTTCAGGAAATGCTGGCCTTTGCGCGCGAAGAAAACCCCGGCGCGCGCGTATTGATCAAGACCCATCCGGAAACCACCAAGGGCCACCGTGCCGGCTATTTCGACGCGCGTGACACCAATGATCAGGTGGAACTCTTTGATGCGCCAGTCTCGCCACATCTGCTGCTCGAGGGCGCTGTGGGCGTCTATACCGTGTCGTCGCAACTCGGGTTCGAGGCCATCCTTTCCGGGCACAGGCCGCGTATCTTTGGCCAGCCTTTCTATGCCGGATGGGGCCTGACGCAGGATGAGTTCCCCCCCGCGGGGCGTCATCGTCGCCTGACCCGCGCACAGCTTTTTGCGGCGGCCATGATCCTCTTTCCCACCTGGTATGATCCCCATCACGACCGGCTTTGCGAGCTGGAGGACGTGATCGACTCTCTGGAGGCGCAGGTCCGGGCCTGGCGCGAAGACCGCGCTGGCTGGGCTGCCTCAGAGATGCGTCTGTGGAAGCGCGCGCCCTTGCAGCAGTTCTTCGGGCGCCACAAGCGCATGAGTTTCACCGAAAAAACCGCAACTGCCAAAAAGAGCGGCAAGAACTGGATGGTCTGGGCCAGCAAGGCGACCAAGGATCACGCCGGGGCGCATCATCTGGAAGATGGATTCTTGCGCTCGCGGGGGCTCGGGGCTGAACTGGTGCCGCCCTTGTCATTGGTGCTGGATCGTCAGGGCATTTATTATGACCCGACCCGTCACAGTGATCTGGATGACCTGATCCGCGAACGCGTCACGCTGAGCCCGCAGCAGGAACGCCGGATCGAGGCGCTGGTGATGCGGCTCATCAAACATGAGGTGACAAAATACAATCTCGATGGCGCACTGCCCGATTTGCCCAAAGGGCATCGGGTTCTGGTGCCCGGCCAGGTCGAGGATGATGCCTCCCTGCGGCTCGGAGCGGGTAAGATCAACACCAATATGAAGCTGTTGCAGGCCGTGCGGGCTGCGCGCCCGAATGCGGTCGTGATTTACAAACCGCACCCGGATGTGGAGGCAGGCCTGCGCAAGGGCCGCATCAGCCACGCCGAGGCCTGGGCGGATGTGGTGGCAGAGCATGCCAACCCGGCGGCGCTGATCGACAGTGTCGATGAGGTCTGGACCATGACGTCGCTCCTGGGGTTTGAGGCTTTGTTGCGGCGGGTGCCGGTCACCTGTGTGGGGCTGCCGTTTTATGCTGGATGGGGGCTGACGCGGGATCGGCTTCAGGCGCCCCATTGGCGCGATGCGCGCCCTGGTATCCTTGGGCTCGCCCATGCGGCGCTCATCGACTATCCGCGCTATTTTGATCCGGTCTCAAAGCTGCCCTGCGCGCCCGAGGTTGCTGTCGATCGGCTGATTGCCGGAGAGCTGCCTGCGCGCAGCCCCCTGAACAGCAGCCTCTCGAAATTGCAGGGGCTCTTTGCCTCATTTGCTCCGCTCTGGCGCTGA
- the ribD gene encoding bifunctional diaminohydroxyphosphoribosylaminopyrimidine deaminase/5-amino-6-(5-phosphoribosylamino)uracil reductase RibD → MSKSDDHRFMGLALSLGRRGQGRTWPNPAVGCVIVQKGRVVGRGWTQPGGRPHAEPMALAQAGAAARGATAYVSLEPCAHHGKTPPCAQALIEAGVARVVAAIEDSDPRVSGQGFEMLRAAGISVTTGVRAEEAGFDHEGFFLKTEQGRPFVTLKLAASFDGRIATGSGQSQWITGPEARRVVHAMRARHDAVMVGAGTARADDPSLTVRDLGIDQQPARVVVSRHLDLPLISKLARSAAEVPLYLCHGTGADTERLRAWDGLGAHLLPCNALGTQLDPHDVLQQLGSVGLTRVFCEGGGALAASLLAHDLVDELVGFSAGLTIGAEGLPSIGALGIGHLSEAPRFDLHETRPIGADILHRWRRPQN, encoded by the coding sequence TTGAGCAAAAGCGACGACCACCGTTTTATGGGGCTCGCCCTGTCGCTCGGGCGGCGAGGGCAGGGTCGGACTTGGCCAAACCCGGCGGTCGGCTGTGTAATTGTCCAAAAGGGTCGCGTGGTGGGCCGGGGCTGGACCCAGCCCGGAGGCCGTCCCCACGCCGAACCCATGGCGCTGGCGCAGGCGGGAGCCGCAGCGCGCGGCGCCACTGCCTATGTGAGCCTCGAACCCTGTGCCCATCACGGCAAAACCCCCCCCTGCGCGCAAGCGCTGATCGAGGCCGGTGTTGCCCGTGTCGTCGCCGCCATCGAAGACAGCGACCCGCGTGTCAGCGGTCAGGGCTTTGAGATGCTGCGCGCGGCGGGGATTTCCGTTACCACCGGAGTGCGCGCCGAGGAAGCTGGCTTTGATCACGAAGGGTTCTTTCTAAAAACGGAACAGGGCCGCCCTTTTGTGACGCTGAAACTCGCCGCGAGTTTTGATGGTCGTATTGCCACCGGCTCCGGTCAAAGCCAGTGGATCACCGGGCCGGAGGCGCGCCGTGTGGTGCATGCGATGCGTGCGCGTCACGATGCTGTCATGGTCGGGGCAGGGACGGCACGCGCGGATGACCCTTCGCTCACCGTGCGCGATCTGGGGATTGACCAGCAGCCGGCGCGGGTGGTGGTCTCGCGCCATCTTGACCTGCCGCTCATCAGCAAGCTTGCGCGCAGCGCAGCGGAGGTCCCGCTCTATCTTTGCCATGGCACAGGCGCGGATACCGAACGTCTGCGGGCCTGGGACGGGCTGGGAGCGCATCTGTTGCCGTGCAACGCTCTTGGCACCCAGCTTGACCCGCATGATGTGCTGCAGCAACTGGGCAGCGTAGGACTCACACGCGTGTTCTGCGAAGGAGGAGGCGCGCTGGCGGCCAGCCTGCTGGCGCATGACCTCGTGGATGAGTTGGTGGGCTTCAGTGCTGGTCTGACGATCGGTGCCGAAGGGCTGCCCTCCATCGGGGCGCTTGGCATTGGCCACCTTTCAGAGGCCCCAAGGTTCGACCTTCATGAGACACGCCCGATTGGCGCCGACATCCTGCACCGCTGGCGTCGCCCTCAGAACTGA
- the nrdR gene encoding transcriptional regulator NrdR — translation MRCPFCGNVDTQVKDSRPAEDHVSIRRRRFCPACGGRFTTYERVQLRDLVVIKTNGKREDFDRDKLERSIRISMQKRPVDPERIDQMISGIVRRLESMGETDIPSKKIGEIVMEALARIDTVAYVRFASVYKNFQAADDFEDFVHELRPPAPPES, via the coding sequence ATGCGTTGCCCATTTTGCGGAAATGTCGATACGCAAGTAAAGGACTCGCGTCCGGCAGAGGATCACGTTTCGATCCGCCGACGCCGGTTTTGCCCTGCCTGCGGTGGCCGTTTTACCACGTATGAACGGGTGCAGCTGCGCGACCTCGTGGTGATCAAGACCAACGGCAAGCGCGAGGATTTCGACCGCGACAAGCTAGAACGCTCCATTCGCATCTCGATGCAGAAACGCCCGGTGGACCCGGAACGGATCGATCAAATGATCTCGGGCATCGTGCGCCGTCTGGAGAGCATGGGCGAGACGGATATTCCTTCCAAAAAGATCGGCGAAATCGTGATGGAGGCTCTGGCCCGCATCGACACCGTCGCCTATGTTCGCTTCGCAAGCGTCTACAAGAATTTTCAGGCGGCCGACGACTTTGAGGATTTTGTGCACGAGCTGCGCCCCCCTGCGCCGCCCGAGAGCTGA
- a CDS encoding secondary thiamine-phosphate synthase enzyme YjbQ: MSNIQQRTFTLSTHGQGLYEITDEIRSFVRSSGAVQALLTLYVRHTSCSLLIQENADPEVQGDLKAYFARLVPPTTDPQMSYLRHTYEGPDDMPAHIKAAMMPVSLSIPVSSAEMVLGTWQGIYLFEHRDAPHQRQIVAHLA; the protein is encoded by the coding sequence ATGAGCAACATCCAACAGCGCACCTTTACGCTCTCTACCCACGGCCAGGGTCTCTACGAGATCACCGATGAGATCCGCAGCTTTGTCCGCTCAAGCGGTGCTGTTCAGGCGCTGCTCACTCTCTATGTGCGCCATACCTCTTGCTCGCTCCTCATCCAAGAGAACGCAGACCCGGAGGTGCAGGGGGATCTCAAGGCCTATTTTGCGCGCTTGGTGCCCCCGACGACCGATCCGCAGATGTCCTACCTGCGCCATACCTATGAAGGCCCCGACGACATGCCTGCGCATATCAAGGCGGCGATGATGCCGGTGAGTCTCTCGATCCCCGTTTCGAGCGCCGAGATGGTCTTGGGCACATGGCAGGGGATTTATCTTTTTGAGCACCGTGACGCTCCACATCAGCGCCAAATCGTTGCTCATCTGGCCTGA